Part of the Dehalococcoidia bacterium genome is shown below.
GGGCTCATCCGGATCCCAGGAGGCCAGCACGGCGTCCCACGCGACCTCCGAGATCAGGGCCCCCAGCGCTCCACCCATCGCAGCCAGCGGGCTGTCGACCTCGTTTGTCGCCGCCATGAAGAGCACGTCGCCGTCGTGGTCCGTGTGGAAGGGCTGGACCGCGCGCGCCATGGAGGCATGCACCTGGCGTGCCAGCTGGGCCAGCGTCCGCCCCGGCAGCCTGGCGTTGGTCAGGGCCAACGTGAGCGTCGTATTGCCGGAGGGAGGGGCTGCCGGCCCGCCGAGGCCCAGCAGGCTCTGCTCGGCCTCCGCGACCAGGGAGAGGCGTTTGCCCGAAGCACGGTCGCGATTGCCGCGCACGATGTTGCCCTGTCGGTCATAGACGGCGCCGAGCGCGTTCACGACCGTGAACACCGCCATCTTCAGGCCGCGGTACTGGCGGAAGGCCGCGCCCTGCCCGGCCGGCTCTGCCTGGTCGAAGGCGACGGCCTTGCCGGCGGCCGCCATGCGCCCGGCGCCGCGAGGCCCCAGGAGGAAGACGCCCGGCCGCGCGGCGCGGAGGGCGGCCGCGCCCAGGGCCTTGTCCGGGTAGACGCCGTTACGCCTGGCGCCGAAGTCGAAGATGATCGCACCCGCCACGAGAGGCACGTCGTTCCAGTCCACGTGCTCGTGGCCGCGCCGGGCGAAGAGCTCCGCAGCGACGCCACTCGCGGCCTCCAGCCCCATGAGCGACCCGCCGGCGAAGCAGAAGGCGTGGGCCCAGCCGTAGTCGACGCCGATGGTCCCCGGGGAGCCGCCGCGCACGTCCGCCGCGAACGCGACGCCGCGGGGGAAGTGGAAGACGGTGCAACCCGTCGGGCCCTCGTCGTATTCGGCCAGGCCTATCTCCAGGCCAGGGAAGTCGAACTCGAGCACCCGCCCTTCGGAGGGGAGGCGTGGCTCCAGGGAGGTCATGACTCGATCCCCGTCCGCAAGCGGCGGAACCGGGGCAGCACGGACCGGCCATCGCGTCTGCCCGCGACGAAGGCGGCCAGGAGCAGGGCCGCGCCGGCAAGGAAGAGGGCCTTCGCCAGCAGCAGCGCCCACTCCTGCTCCTGGAAGTCATCCACCAGCCACAGGACGTTGAAGCCGACCCAGCAGGTCTCGGCGGCGTTCACTGCCTGCAGGGCGGGGTCACCAACCCGCAACGCCAGCACCAGCAGGTGA
Proteins encoded:
- a CDS encoding P1 family peptidase, yielding MTSLEPRLPSEGRVLEFDFPGLEIGLAEYDEGPTGCTVFHFPRGVAFAADVRGGSPGTIGVDYGWAHAFCFAGGSLMGLEAASGVAAELFARRGHEHVDWNDVPLVAGAIIFDFGARRNGVYPDKALGAAALRAARPGVFLLGPRGAGRMAAAGKAVAFDQAEPAGQGAAFRQYRGLKMAVFTVVNALGAVYDRQGNIVRGNRDRASGKRLSLVAEAEQSLLGLGGPAAPPSGNTTLTLALTNARLPGRTLAQLARQVHASMARAVQPFHTDHDGDVLFMAATNEVDSPLAAMGGALGALISEVAWDAVLASWDPDEPTAAPPRG